A single window of Aythya fuligula isolate bAytFul2 chromosome Z, bAytFul2.pri, whole genome shotgun sequence DNA harbors:
- the MAPK4 gene encoding mitogen-activated protein kinase 4 — protein MAEKCDCIASVYGYDLGCRFVNFRPLGFGANGLVLSALDSRSCRKVAVKKIAISDARSLKHAFREVKIIRRLEHDNIVKVYEVLGPKGSSLRGDFFKFNVVYIVQEYMETDLARLLEQGKLAEEHAKLFMYQLLRGLKYIHSANVLHRDLKPANIFISTEDLVLKIGDFGLARIVDQHYSHKGYLSEGLVTKWYRSPRLLLSPNDYTKAIDMWAAGCILAEMLTGRMLFAGGHELEQMQLILETIPVVHEEDKEELLKVMPSFISSTWEVRKPLRQLLPEVDSQALDFLEKILTFNPMDRLTAEMGLQHPYMSPYSCPEDEPVSQQPFRIEDEIDDILLMEANQSQMANWDRYHVSLSSDLDWRHDKYQEMDEVQRDPRAGSGSIAEEAQVDPRKYSQSSSERFLELSHSSLDRVFDAECGKSCDYKVGSPSYLDKLLWRDNKPHHYSEPKLILDLSHWKRAAIAPESELALEEEPSNLFLEIAQWVKSTQAGLECPATLPELREPSPPPHLRQESEEVSAQTDPEFNLDVFISRALKLCTKPEELPDNKLSDINGACISEHPSEMVQSQVYQKERW, from the exons ATGGCCGAGAAGTGCGACTGCATCGCCAGCGTTTACGGCTACGACCTGGGCTGCCGCTTCGTCAACTTCCGCCCTTTGGGTTTCGGGGCCAACGGTTTGGTGCTTTCGGCCCTGGACAGCAGGAGCTGCCGTAAGGTGGCGGTGAAGAAGATCGCCATCAGCGACGCGCGGAGCTTGAAGCACGCCTTCCGCGAGGTGAAGATCatccggcgcctggagcacgACAACATCGTCAAGGTGTACGAGGTGCTGGGGCCGAAGGGGAGCAGCCTGCGGGGGGATTTCTTCAAGTTCAACGTGGTTTACATCGTCCAGGAGTACATGGAGACGGACCTGGCTcgcctgctggagcaggggaagctCGCCGAGGAGCACGCCAAGCTCTTCATGTACCAGCTCCTCCGGGGCCTCAAATACATCCACTCGGCCAACGTCCTCCACCGAGACCTCAAGCCGGCCAACATTTTTATCAGCACCGAGGACCTGGTGTTGAAGATCGGCGATTTCGGGCTGGCCAGGATCGTGGATCAGCATTACTCCCACAAG GGTTACCTTTCGGAAGGCTTGGTCACCAAGTGGTACCGCTCGCCTCGCCTCCTCCTCTCGCCCAACGACTACACCAAAGCCATCGACATGTGGGCGGCCGGCTGCATCCTGGCGGAGATGCTGACGGGGAGGATGCTCTTTGCAG GGGGACACGAGCTGGAGCAGATGCAGCTGATTTTGGAAACGATCCCGGTCGTCCACGAGGAGGACAAAGAGGAGCTGCTCAAGGTGATGCCCAGCTTCATCAGCAGCACCTGGGAAGTGAGGAAGCCGCTGCGCCAGCTGCTCCCCGAGGTGGACAGCCAAG CTCTCGATTTCCTGGAGAAAATCCTGACCTTCAACCCCATGGATCGCTTGACGGCCGAgatggggctgcagcacccttACATGAGCCCCTATTCCTGCCCCGAGGACGAGCCGGTGTCGCAGCAGCCGTTCCGGATTGAGGACGAGATCGATGACATTTTACTGATGGAAGCCAACCAGAGCCAGATGGCGAACTGGGACAG GTACCACGTCAGCCTCTCGTCTGATTTGGACTGGCGGCACGATAAATATCAGGAGATGGACGAGGTCCAGCGGGACCCGCGGGCAGGGTCGGGATCCATCGCCGAGGAGGCGCAAGTGGATCCCCGGAAATATTCGCAGAGCAGCTCGGAGAGGTTCCTGgagctctctcactcctccctGGACCGCGTCTTCGACGCCGAGTGCGGCAAATCCTGCGATTACAAAGTGGGGTCGCCCTCTTACCTGGACAAATTGCTGTGGAGAGACAACAAGCCCCACCACTACTCGGAACCCAAGCTGATTTTGGATTTATCCCACTGGAAACGAGCGGCCATCGCGCCCGAAAGCGAGCTGGCCCTGGAGGAGGAACCCTCCAACCTCTTCCTGGAGATCGCCCAGTGGGTGAAGAGCACCCAAGCGGGGCTCGAGTGTCCCGCGACTCTCCCGGAGCTTCGGGAGCcgtctcctcctccccacctccgCCAGGAATCCGAAGAGGTGAGCGCCCAAACAGACCCCGAGTTTAATTTGGACGTCTTCATCTCCAGGGCGCTGAAACTTTGCACGAAACCCGAGGAGCTGCCGGACAACAAGCTGAGCGACATCAACGGGGCCTGCATCTCCGAGCACCCCAGCGAGATGGTGCAAAGCCAGGTGTACCAGAAGGAGCGCTGGTGA